A single Gasterosteus aculeatus chromosome 2, fGasAcu3.hap1.1, whole genome shotgun sequence DNA region contains:
- the slc9a8 gene encoding sodium/hydrogen exchanger 8 → MRGIARNVLLFSFLLLLANKSVTSEGDDVGNREAPPGDPRQTVTGHAKGDGPGSVDQKKDGQSDGKSNGTEASSNETLHSTKPVVKPTTPAPPTAKPILPVQTGVEAQEEEQSSGLTIFFSLLVIGICIILVHLLIKFKLHFLPESVAVVSLGILMGGFIKIIEFQELANWKEEEMFRPNMFFLLLLPPIIFESGYSLHKGNFFQNIGSITLFAVIGTAISAFIVGGGIYFLGQADVIYKMSMTDSFAFGSLISAVDPVATIAIFNALNVDPVLNMLVFGESILNDAVSIVLTKTAEGFSRSDNSATGWQTFVQALAYFLKMFFGSAALGTLTGLISALFLKHFDLRKTPSLEFGMMIIFAYLPYGLAEGLKLSGIMSILFAGIVMSHYTHHNLSPVTQILMQQTLRTMAFMCETCVFAFLGLSIFSFPHKFELSFVIWCIVLVLLGRAVNIFPLTVLLNVFRDHKITPKMMFIMWFSGLRGAIPYALSLHLGLEPIEKRQLIGTTTIIIVLFTILLMGGGTMPLIRLMDIEESQSRRKSKKDITLSKTEKMGNTIESEHLSELTEEEYEAHIFQRQDLKGFMWLDAKYLNPFFTRRLTQEDLLHGRIQMKTLTNKWYEEVRHGPSGSEDDDDEAELL, encoded by the exons ATGAGAGGCATCGCCCGCaacgttttgttgttttcctttctgctgTTACTCGCCAATAAGTCCGTAACGAGCGAGGGCGATGACGTGGGGAACCGCGAGGCTCCTCCGGGTGACCCGCGGCAAACTGTGACCGGACACGCAAAGGGAGACGGGCCCGGTTCAGTCGACCAAAAGAAGGATGGACAGTCCGACGG GAAGTCCAATGGCACCGAGGCCTCCAGCAACGAGACCCTCCACTCTACGAAACCTGTGGTCAAGCCGACCACCCCGGCCCCCCCGACCGCCAAGCCCATTCTGCCCGTGCAGACGGGCGTCGAGGCCCAGGAAGAAGAGCAGTCCAGCGGGCTGACCATATTCTTCAGCCTGCTGGTTATCG GTATCTGCATCATATTGGTGCACCTGCTTATCAAGTTCAAGCTTCATTTTCTCCCAGAGAGCGTGGCTGTGGTGTCTCTCG GGATTCTAATGGGAGGCTTCATTAAGATCATTGAGTTCCAGGAACTGGCCAACTGGAAG gaggaggagatgttcCGACCCAACATGTTCTTCCTCTTGCTGCTGCCGCCCATCATCTTTGAATCTGGATACTCTCTacacaag GGGAACTTCTTCCAGAACATCGGCTCCATCACTCTCTTCGCCGTGATCGGCACGGCCATCTCGGCCTTCATCGTGGGCGGGGGCATCTACTTCCTGGGTCAG GCCGATGTGATCTACAAGATGTCCATGACCGATAG CTTCGCCTTCGGCTCTCTGATCTCGGCCGTGGACCCCGTGGCCACCATCGCCATCTTCAACGCCCTCAACGTGGACCCGGTCCTCAACATGCTGGTGTTCGGCGAGAGCATCCTCAACGACGCCGTCTCCATCGTCCTCACCAA GACGGCAGAGGGGTTTTCCCGCTCGGACAACTCGGCGACCGGCTGGCAGACGTTCGTCCAGGCGCTGGCTTATTtcctcaaaatgttttttggttCGGCCGCCCTGGGAACCCTCACCGGACTCATCTCCGCTCTC TTTCTGAAACACTTTGATCTGAGGAAGACGCCGTCGCTGGAGTTTGGCATGATGATTATCTTTGCTTATCTTCCTTACGGCCTGGCGGAGGGCCTCAAGCTGTCTG gaaTAATGTCCATCCTGTTTGCGGGCATCGTGATGTCTCACTACACGCATCACAACTTGTCTCCGGTCACTCAGATCCTCATGCAGCAGACGCTGCGCACCATGGCCTTCATGTGTG AGACCTGTGTGTTTGCCTTCCTTggtctctccatcttcagcttcCCTCACAAGTTTGAACTCTCCTTCGTCATCTGGTGCATC GTCCTGGTGCTTCTCGGCCGAGCCGTGAACATCTTCCCACTGACAGTCCTGCTGAACGTCTTCAGGGACCATAAGATCACGCCCAAGATGATGTTCATCATGTGGTTCAGTG GCCTGCGAGGCGCCATCCCCTACGCGCTGAGCCTCCACTTGGGCCTGGAACCCATCGAGAAGCGCCAGCTGATCggcaccaccaccatcatcatcgtcctcTTCACCATCCTGCTCATGGGGGGCGGGACCATGCCGCTCATCCGCCTCATGGACATCGAGGAGAGCCAATCGCGGCGCAAGAGCAAGAAGGACATCACCCTCAGCAAGACGGAGAAAATG GGTAACACCATCGAGTCGGAGCACCTGtcggagctgacggaggaggagtaCGAGGCTCATATCTTCCAGAGACAAGACCTGAAGGGCTTCATGTGGCTGGACGCCAAATACCTGAACCCCTTCTTCACCCGCCGACTCACCCAGGAG GACTTGCTGCACGGACGGATCCAGATGAAGACTCTGACCAACAAGTGGTACGAGGAAGTTCGCCACGGACCCTCCGGCtccgaggacgacgacgacgaggcCGAGCTCCTGTGA